A section of the Cottoperca gobio chromosome 17, fCotGob3.1, whole genome shotgun sequence genome encodes:
- the clstn2a gene encoding calsyntenin-2, whose protein sequence is MQILGVPFLLFCLIWGQSCALGGKVNKHKPWIETSYHGVITENMDTVLLDPPLVALDKDAPVPYAGEICAFKTYGQDAPFEAVVLNRTSGEGVLRASSPVDCESQKEYTFIIQAYDCGAGPSGANWKKSHKAVVHIQVDDVNEFSPVFREPLYKASVTEGKIYDSILQVEAWDQDCSPQYSQICNYEIVTAGTPFAIDRNGNIRNTERLSYDKQKSYKIMVTAFDCGQKRAKEDVAVHIDVKPVCKPGWQGWNKRVDYEPGTGSRQLFPKMHLETCGGPLSGVKAMVELQTIHIGKGCDRETYSEKSLQKLCGAASGSTDLLPASSPSTNWTASLLTDSGRDSDLIYRFDGRQAANVPDHVVPQNLTDQFTIATWMKHGPSLGLRAEKETLLCNSDKTEMNRHHYSLYVHNCRLVFLLRRDFTQVDTFRPAEFHWKLEQICDKEWHYYVINVEFPAVTLFVDGVTYEPYLVTDDWPIHTAKIDTQLTVGACWQGGEVGTPRFTQYFRGSLSGLTIRPGRIETQKVISCLQACKEGLDINSLESLAKDIKFHFNPAQSVLVVEGEDLDSINTAMTKVSYINSRQFPTSGLRRLHITTTVQCFGEDTCLSIPDTKSVVMVLPPSEPRITITGSNRLVRPASDLRGPLGVAPFKELHITSRVMKGDSSGGSRRPGVMEVMHNLDYCDVLVIGEELNIERESLEIHHSALLGKHLDATNSTSGISIYGVDSMAHYEQALRQVRYRNWRPVTLSERRFRLTCSELNGRYTSNEFNLEVQLLHHSAPVEHVNHMAAQPQYMRPVHHPLMIHTLNSHMSGSAPPAATAVIVVCIAALVVIVVIGVYRIHATHQEGSREDEDEVKDTEDDWENSALTITVNPMENIGGAQANDEEVKEDEREEEEEEKEEEEQVGGMTSAESDNSDEEGEEEEEEEEEREEVKERKQKGELEWDSSSITY, encoded by the exons GGGAGATTTGTGCCTTTAAGACGTATGGTCAGGATGCTCCATTCGAGGCAGTGGTGTTGAATCGCACATCAGGAGAGGGAGTCCTGCGAGCCAGTAGCCCCGTGGACTGTGAGAGCCAGAAAGAGTATACCTTCATAATCCAGGCCTACGACTGCGGGGCCGGACCCAGCGGAGCCAACTGGAAGAAATCCCACAA GGCGGTGGTTCACATCCAGGTGGATGACGTCAATGAGTTCAGCCCCGTGTTTCGGGAGCCACTTTACAAGGCATCGGTAACCGAGGGCAAAATCTATGACAGcattttgcag GTTGAAGCTTGGGACCAAGACTGTTCACCGCAGTACAGCCAGATCTGCAACTATGAGATTGTCACTGCAGGGACGCCATTTGCCATAGACCGCaatg GTAACATCAGAAACACAGAGCGGCTGAGCTATGACAAGCAGAAGAGCTACAAGATAATGGTGACGGCCTTTGACTGTGGTCAGAAGAGAGCAAAGGAGGATGTGGCTGTGCATATTGATGTCAAGCCTGTCTGCAAACCCGGATGGCAAG GTTGGAACAAGCGGGTGGACTATGAACCAGGGACTGgaagcaggcagctgtttcccAAGATGCATTTAGAAACGTGCGGAGGTCCCCTGTCGGGCGTGAAGGCGATGGTAGAGCTGCAGACCATTCACATCGGGAAGGGCTGCGATCGGGAAACATACTCTGAGAAGTCTCTGCAAAAACTCTGCG GTGCAGCATCAGGCAGCACCGACCTCCTCCCTGCCTCCAGCCCTTCCACAAACTGGACAGCGTCTCTGCTGACTGACAGTGGCCGTGACAGCGACCTCATCTATAGATTCGACGGACGTCAGGCTGCTAATGTTCCAGATCATGTGGTGCCCCAAAACCTGACAGACCAGTTCACCATAGCAACATGGATGAAACACGGGCCCAGTCTAGGACTCAGAGCTGAGAAGGAAACCTTACTGTGTAACTCCGACAAGACCG AAATGAATCGCCACCATTACTCTCTGTATGTCCACAACTGCCGCCTGGTCTTCCTGCTCAGAAGAGATTTCACCCAGGTCGACACTTTCAGACCCGCCGAGTTCCACTGGAAACTGGAGCag ATCTGTGACAAGGAATGGCACTATTATGTGATCAATGTGGAATTCCCTGCAGTGACACTATTTGTGGATGGTGTTACCTATGAACCCTACCTGGTGACGGATGACTGGCCGATCCACACAGCAAAGATTGATACGCAGCTGACTGTGGGCGCCTGCTGGcaag GTGGTGAAGTAGGGACCCCGAGGTTCACCCAGTACTTCCGTGGCAGCCTGTCAGGTCTGACAATCCGTCCAGGCCGCATTGAAACCCAGAAGGTTATTTCCTGTTTGCAGGCCTGCAAAGAAGGCCTTGATATTAACTCCCTTGAAAGCCTGGCTAAGGACATCAAG TTCCATTTTAACCCCGCCCAGTCTGTGCTGGTGGTGGAGGGAGAGGATCTGGACAGCATCAACACGGCCATGACGAAGGTCTCCTACATTAACTCTCGCCAGTTCCCTACGTCAGGCCTCCGACGGCTACACATCACCACCACAGTACA gtgTTTCGGCGAGGACACATGTCTCTCCATCCCAGACACCAAGTCAGTGGTTATGGTCCTGCCGCCCAGTGAACCGAGAATCACCATTACAGGATCTAATCGGCTCGTCAGGCCCGCCAGTGACCTGCGGGGCCCACTGGGTGTGGCACCCTTCAAAGAGCTTCACATCACCAGCAGAGTAATGAAGGGAGACAGCTCCGGTGGAT CCCGCAGACCAggtgtgatggaggtgatgcATAACCTGGACTACTGCGATGTGCTGGTAATTGGGGAAGAACTGAatattgagagagagagtcttGAGATCCATCACAGCGCTTTATTGGGAAAACACCTGGATGCCACCAACTCCACCTCTGGAATATCAATATATG GTGTGGACTCCATGGCCCACTATGAGCAGGCACTGAGACAGGTGCGCTACAGGAACTGGCGACCTGTCACCCTGAGTGAGAGGAGGTTCAGACTCACCTGCTCTGAACTCAATGGACGTTACACCAGCAATGAGTTCAATTTGGAG GTGCAGCTTCTTCACCACTCAGCTCCTGTGGAACACGTCAATCATATGGCTGCCCAACCTCAGTACATGAGGCCGGTCCATCACCCACTCATGATACACACTCTCAACTCACACATGTCAG gatCCGCACCTCCAGCAGCCACAGCAGTTATTGTGGTTTGTATCGCCGCCCTGGTGGTGATTGTGGTTATCGGTGTGTACAGGATCCACGCCACACATCAGGAGGGGTCCAGAGAAGACGAAGACGAGGTTAAAGACACTGAGGATGATTGGGAAAACTCTGCACTCACCATCACTGTCAACCCCATGGAG AACATCGGAGGAGCTCAAGCGAATGACGAGGAGGTAAAAGAAGATGAAcgcgaggaggaggaagaagaaaaagaggaggaggaacaggtgGGAGGAATGACGAGTGCCGAGTCAGACAACAGTGATGAAGAgggcgaagaagaagaagaagaagaagaagagagagaagaggtgaaagagaggaagcagaaggGAGAACTAGAGTGGGACAGTTCCTCCATAACATACTAa